The Roseiconus lacunae genomic sequence GCACCCTCCCCGGCCGTTTGCTCGTCCGACCCTCCCGCAAGCGGGAAGGTGTTATCCAGATGTTTAAACCCAAAGACTCGTGTTTGCCTGCTTACCGGTCGCTTACGATTCTCGGGCGACCAGTGGTTTCGTCGATATCTGAAATGGGGATCCGCCGGATGGATTTAGCACTAGTTTCAGCGCAATAACCGGGACTGATACCAGTTGGCGAACCGATCCCAAGCCGATGGATCACAATTGGTTTGCCAATTGAAACAATGCACTCGTCGCCGTGGCTTTCGCTCGCAGTGGACGAGCAAAACAATGGATGATGCACCCAGACGAGCGTGCACAGACGAAGGAACAAGTAGACACCGGCCGACGGTATCAGTTGGCCGGCAGACAAGGGACCAGACCGACATGGCAGTTTTAATTCAAGTACGCGACGCTCATAAACGCTTCGGAGATCAAGTTCTCCTTGATGGTGCCGAAGTCTCTTTGGTTGACGACGTCAAAGTTGGGTTTATCGGCCGCAACGGTGCGGGAAAGAGTACCTTCTTGCGAGCAATACTCGGTGACGAAGAACTCGAACGCGGTGAGGTCACCCATCACCCTTCGCTACGAATCGGTTACCTGAGGCAGCACGATCCCTTCAAGGAAGGTGAGTCGGCACTTGATTTTTTAATGCGCGAAAGCGGCCAGCCGGATTGGAAGTGTGGTGAGGTTGCGGGCCAGTTTGAACTCAAGGGCGATTACCTGGAAGGTCCCGTCAAGGCGCTTTCGGGTGGTTGGCAAACACGGGTCAAGCTTGCCGGCTTGTTGCTCAACGACCCGAATCTGTTGATGCTCGATGAGCCGACAAACTTCTTGGACTTGCGGACTCAGATTTTGCTCGAACATTTTTTGAAGAGCTTCAACAAGGCCGCGTTGATTATCAGCCACGACCGGGCCTTTCTGAAAGCGACCTGTTCCCACACGTTAGAACTGTCTCGCGGCAAGCTGACGATGTTCAGTGGTCCGATCGACCGATTCTTAGAGCACCGTGAAGAGCGGCGTGAGCACGATCGTCGTGTGAATGCGACGGTGATCGCCAAACAAAAACAGTTGCAGCGATTCATTGACAAGAATCGTGCGAACGCATCGACCGCCAGTCAAGCACGCAGCAAATCGAAACAGCTTGAACGACTTCAAACGACTGAGGTCGAAGTCGACGAACCGACCGTTCATATTCGTGCGCCGTTGGTTCCGAACCCTCGACAAGGGACCGTGATGCGTTGCGAAGAACTCGCGATCGGTTACCCAGGACACACCGTGGCCGATCAGATCTCCCTCGAAATCGAACACGGCCAGCGCGCCGCGATCGTCGGAGACAACGGCCAAGGTAAAACGACGTTGCTAAGGACCCTGGTCGATTCTCTTTCGCCGATCGAAGGACACATCAAATGGGGGCATGGAACTGAATTGGGGACTTATGCGCAGCACGTCTACACCAGTTTGGACGAACGACGCACGGTCCTCGAGCATCTTGAGTATGAATCCAACGCAGACACCACGCGGCAAGATTGCTTGAACATGGCCGGCGCTTTGTTGTTCCGTGACAGTCATATCAATAAAAAGGTCAAGGTGCTGTCCGGAGGCGAGCGAGCTCGCTTGTGCATGGCCGGTTTGCTACTGGGGACGGCCAACGTGTTGGTCCTTGATGAACCGGGCAACCACTTGGATGTCGAAACGGTCGAGGCGCTTGCCGAAGCACTGCTCGAATACAAAGGTACCGTGATCTTTACCTCACACGACCGTCACTTCATGAGTCGTGTCGCGACAAACATTATCGAAGTCCGTGACGGTACGGTAAAGAATTACTTTGGTGACTACGATTCGTATTTACAAAGTGTCGAATCAGAAATCGATCAAGGCGAACGAGATCGAGCGTCCGGCAATCAAACGTCATCCTCCGGACCGCCTCCGAAAGGCAAGACGCAAAATTATCGCGAGAATCAACGCGAGTCGCGAAAGGCCGAGAAAGAACTCAAAAACCTTGAAAAGAAAATCGCTCGCTTAGACGACGAGAAAAAGTCGATCAATGATCAGTTGATGACGGAAACTGATCCCAAAAAAGCTGTCGAGCTGCACGAAGAATTGACCAAGCTGGGCGAGGAACTGGAAGCCGCCGAAGAACGCTGGTTGGAACTGAGTGACTTTAGTTAAGCAGTTGAACATGAATGATTCAGCTTAAATCATTTCACTCTCCCACTGGGTGAGTCGGGCTTTCAGGCCCGGAGAGCGCAACGTCTCCGGCCGTTTGCACGACCTCCGAGCGGAAGAAGGTTATCCAGATGCTTGAACCCAAAGACTGTTGTTTACCTGCTTAGCATCGATCACAAGGTCATTCGATGCCGGTTCGTGGGCCGATGCCACGCGGCAAGAAAATCGTTTTTAAAGGAGGGGGACGGGAACCGATTAGGCCCACCGATTAGGCGCCACGACAGTGCGTTCCGGTCACGCTCTTCTGATCTGTATTTCGACCTGTGATCACGAAACGGCGATCAAATGGCAATGACTTTTAATGCTACAAACGGCCGCAAATGCTGATTCGGGACAGCGTCGGACCCAAAAAGGCATCGATTCGACGCGTTGCAATCGATACGACCCTTACGTCTGGATTTTCAGTCGATCATTCAGTGCTAATCGACTCGATTCTACTGGAAAACGCTCAACTTCAATGAGGGAAATCCCTAACGTTTGCCGCTGACGTTTTGAACGTAACTCAGCACGAGGGGAACCCAGTGAACAGACTCTTGATTGGCGCATGCGCGATTGCGTGTGCCTTGACCGTCCAAAGTCAATCGCACGGCGACGTTGTCGTTGCGAACGGTGATGGATTCTTGATACCGGACGACTCGCCGGCCGGAATCAGTTCGGTGATTACGATCACGCAAAATGAAATGGTCAGCGACATTCAAGTCGACTTGGTGGGGCTTTCGCATTCTTGGGCGGGAGATTTGGTCGCGACATTGACTTCGCCCAGTGGTACCAAGGCCGACTTGTTTTATCAAATCGGTGTCGGCGTTTACGGCGACGGTTCTGACTTTAGCGGCGACTATAGCTTTGCCGACGGTGGCGCGGATCTCGATGCGACGATGGCGGGACTTAACGGCGGGACGGCCGCACCATCGGGGCTCTATCAAGCCGCCACGGACAACGGTAACCCGGTGTTCTTGACGGCGACATTCGCTGGTGAGACCACGGCCGGCGATTGGATACTCAATATTCGTGACGATGCGTCGGCCGACACAGGATCGCTCGACAGTTGGGGATTGCGATTCACATCGACTCGTATCGCTGCCGTACCGGAACCAGGACATGCGTCTTTGTTGATCCTCACGGGATTAGCGGTGTTGAAACGTCGACGCCGTCGGTAGATCAGCGACATGGCAATCGGAAACAAAAAAGCCGCTCGCGATGATTCGCGAGCGGCGGATGCGAAATGGCTATTTCGATTTCGCAAGCGGCCTAGCGTTAGCCACGGTTAATGCGAAGTAAAGATGCCGCGACCAACACCGTTCGGTAGGTCGTTGGGGCGAGAGGAAACAGTCCGCTAGGACACATCGTTGGTCGTCCATGATCCGTCAATCCGTCGTGGTGTTGATCCGGTCGGGTTCTTGTCGGCAAGTAACGCCGGCAGACGCCCCGGGCGGACGTTGTCATAGCTAGTTAATTTGGCAAACCGAATCAAACTTGCCGGAATCCCCACGGCAGTGAAACCGGGATGGCCGGTCGAAGGGTACGGACCGCCATGGTTCATCGCTGCCGACACGGCAACGCCAGTTGGCATTTTGTCGTTCAGGATTCGCCCTACCTTGGGCGTCAGTTCGAAGGCGACTGCGTCATAGGAATCGTCATCACTGCCGTTGGGATCGCTGTAGACACAGCCGGTCAGATTGCCTTCCAAACTTGCAATCACCTGGCAAAGCTGATCCAGGTTATCTGCGACGACTACCAAGGATGCATTGCCAAACGCTTCGGTTTGGAATCCTTCCGGATTGGCAAGAAATTGCTCGGCGGATGCACGCAGCAGCGTGTTCGCAAGTGCACAGCGTCCCGATTCAATCTCGCCGCCACCGACCAAAAGTTCGGCGCCGAACCCACAAAGCGTTTCTACGCTGGACTTCAGGCTTGTCGCCACTGCCGGAGAAAGCAAGGTTCCGGCGGCGGTCCCACCGAAGCGTTCCTTCACCTGTGAGATGAAGGCTTCGGATGCGTCGTCGGCGAGCAACAAGACCAAGCCGGGGTTGGTGCAGAACTGGCCGGTTCCCATCAGCGCGCTGGTAATGAATTCATCGACCAACTCGTCCTTACGAGCCGCCAAGGCACCGGGCAGAATCACGACCGGGTTGACACTGGAAAGTTCCAAGTAGATTTGCTTTCCGGCAGCATCGGCGGCGGCTTTAAGCTTCAGTCCCGCGTTGCGACTTCCGGTGTAGCCGGTTGCCCCGACGCGTGGATCGGCGACCAAGCGTTCCCCGTCGGCATGACTGGTTCGGTAAATCAACTGGACGATTGAAGTCGGCACACCGGTTTCTTCGGCCGCGGCCAAAGCCAACTCAGCAAACAAGCGAGTGGTCTCCGGATGCGAGCTATTCGCTTTTCCGATGACCGGGTTTCCGGCAGCGATCGCGGCGGCGAAGTCGCCACCGGAAACGCTTCCGAAGGCAAACGGAAAATTGTTGGGGCCAAACACGCAAACCGGGCCGAGAGGTTCGTAGCACGAGCGGATACCGGTTGCGGTATCGATCGTTGCGTGGGCCCAATCACCGGATCGGCAGGATGCTGCCGCGGAACGGAGTTGGTTACTGGTTCGAGGTAACTCAACGTCCGCAAGTCGAGGTGACTTCGCAAGTCCGGTCTCTGCGAACGCCGCTTCGGAGAGCGAATCTTTGGCCGCATCGATCTTGTCCGCGTAGCACTCCAGAAACGCGGCGATTTGGTCGGCCGAAAGTCGACGCATCGCAACGGCCGCTTCCGCGGCGGCTTCAAGTGCGGCATCGCAGTCGGCCCATGAGCTAATCGGAAATTCGGCCGGCAGCGTTTCGGCGGTGTTGGGGTTGGTCGCTTGGAAGGTTCCGGTCGAATCGGCGTCTCGCCAGGTACCGGCGATTAGGACTTTGGCTGGCATAAAATCAACGTTGTATGGGTTTAAGTATTCTGAAGCAGATGGCGAATGATGGGATGGCACGTCAACCTGTTACGGGGCATACCCGTTGGCAAGCTTAACCTTGCACGATGGGATTGCTAAGCGTGCCGATTTCAGCGATCGAAATATGGACGACGTCGTTCGGCCGCAGTGTAAAATCGCTCGTGGGAACGATTCCGGTGCCGGTCATTAGGAATGCGCCCTGGGGAAAGGAGTTGTCTTTTCCCAGCCAGCCGACCAAGTCGTTAAAGCTCCGCGCCATCTGGTCGCCCGAAGTTTGCTGGTCAAAAACCGTTTCGCCGCTACGCTCAATTTTCAAGTCGACTTTCAGGGCTTCCGGTGCCGGAAGTTCGTCAAACAATGCAACCCAAGGTCCTAGCCCCGCGCATTGGTCGTAACATTTTGCCTGAGGTAGATAAAGCGGATTTTCGCCTTCAATGTCCCGTGAGCTCATATCGTTGCCGACCGTCAACCCGACTATTTTCAGCGATGGGCTGAGCACGAGTGTAATTTCCGGTTCGGGAACGTTCCAAGTCGCATCGGTGCGAATTCGTAGTGGTTGAAGGTGGCCGGCAACGCGGTGTGGGGTGGCTTTGAAGAACAGCTCTGGTCGGTCTGCGTTGTAAACTCGATCGTAGCAGGAGGCGGCGGCCTCAGACTCTTCCATTCGGGCCGTTTGGCTGCGTTTGTACGTCACACCGGCGGCCCAAACCTCTTGCCGGTCGATCGGCGGTAACCAGCGAACGCTAGGAGCGACGGCGATTGCCGGTTCGGATTGCAAACTTCCGGCAGCCTCGATCGGTGACGGAGCCGCCAGGATTGCGGCAAGCGTTGGGTAGGTATCGCTAGCAACCAGCGGAATTAATTCACTTTCAACCACGCGACCGAACCGTACCGAGTCGGAAGAGTCGATAAATTTTGCTAACTTCATCATGAATCGATTTTCAATTCTTTTCTTGCGGGACCTGACCGAGATCGGATTTATGCACCGAAGCCACATTGCCGTGTTCGCGTTGTGCTTGTTCACCGCCTTGGGGACCAGCAGCGGTTGTCGCAAAAAAACGGCAAATACAAACGGTACCACGCCCGGCCGCTCGGGTGAATCCGAGGCAACTTTGGTCAAATTGAATAAGGCGCTGGCCGCGACAGAAAATCTGGAAACCGATCAGGCGATTACGCTCTGGCAACAGCTCGGCCAACAGCTACCCGAGGATCCCTCGGTGGAACTCAATCGTGCTTTGGCTTCGGTATTGCAAGTGGACGCACTGACCTCGGTTGCGACCGATTCGGTCAAGACAAAAGATGAACAGCGCGCCGCACGCTCGCAACTTCCCAACGCCATCGATGTGGCTCGGTCGGCGATCGAAGCCTACCAAAATGTCTCCGGTGATGACGTCACCAAGCTGTGGTTGGCTGCCCGGATTGATGCCCATGAGGCTGCCCTGTTGGGAACAACGATTGGCAAGTCACTGCGCCGTGAATTACTTAGCCGGCTTACGCAGGCGATGACCGGGGCGATCGGTCAAGATCCTAACGCTGTGATCCTTGGCGGACCACTGGTCGAATTGCTTGACAAAATGTCCGATCCCGTTGATGGCTTGCCCGAACAGGTTCGGCGTCCTGCGACGGTTGCACTCAAACAGTTGTCTGACACCAATCCGGACAACCTATTCGTTGCGATGCAGGCCTTGCGGCTGGCAATCGAAAGTCAAGAAAAGACTGCCGCGGCACTGGTCGATCGAACGTGGCAACTCGCTGCGGCTGTCGAGCCGACATTGCGAGCCTACACTAAACCGATCGGAATCGAACCCAAGGAACTTGCCGACCGCATCAAAGCGGCGATCGAATCCGGGGATTGGGCCAAAGCGAACCAGTCGTACGTGCTGTGGTCGAACGTCTTGAACCCTTTGGAAATCGTTCGGACTGATCGTCGTCGTGCGAACCCACACCCGCTAGATCGACTGAACTTTGACGCCGTTCGTCGTCTGTCGACAGAGATCACCAAGACGGCACCTTTGGCCGCTTCCCGGGATACGTTGACGTTTGATTCCGACGATATCGCACTTGCGGGCACTGTCACGACGGTGCTGGCCATCGATTTTGATCTCGATTTGGATTTGGATCTCGCTGTGGTGACCGCGGACGGAAAACTGCAGCTGATCGAAAATGCTTCCGATCAGTGGACAGCGTTCGCAACACTCGACTTGGGCGAACAGGTGTCCGGCATGATTGCCGCCGACTTATTTATGGTCGATAGCAGCGATACCGATCGGATCAAGCAATCGCAGCCTCCGGCTAGTGATCAAAATGGCGACGCCGGCAAAGCAGCCGTCTCCAAGGCTAGGCACAATACGTTTCAGGGGATCGTCGTTTTTGGCGAGTTCGGATTGCAAATGATCGGCGTCGACGCCCGTAAGTCATCCGATTCCAGTCAACGGTTGCGCCGATTGGAGATCGAAACGGGGCTCGAATCGGTAGGGGCGGTGACGGCTGCAATCGCTGGTGATCTCGAAGGCGACGGTGATCTCGACCTGATCGTCGCGACACGAAGCGATGGTCTGCGAACGTTTATCAACCGCGGCAATCGAACCTTTTTTGAAGCTCCCGTTGCGACGTCGACGGTTCCCACTGACGACCCAATTGTCGATATGGCGATCGGTGATCTCGACCGAGACATCGATTTGGATGTCGTCGCGATTCATCGTTCCGGTCGAATCAGCCAACTCGAGAATCTGCTGCACTTGCAGTTCCGTCACCGCGAACTTAGCGAAGTCCCCGCCTTGCCGGTCGGCGATGACCAGCATGCGCTTTCGATCGCGATCGAGGACATCGACGCAAATGTGGGTTGGGATATCGTCGCAACAAGTGATCAGCAATCTCTGATTGCCTTTGCCAACTCATCCGATATCGGTGTGTGGTCGGTAGATCGGGTGGAAACCGGCCCGGGCTTTTCGTCACAGCCTGCACTGGCTGATTTGGACGGAGACAGTTACTTCGAATTGGTTGCCAAGAACGCGTTCACTCGGCTTGGGCCTTGGGGGCTCGCCAGGCTTGACCAGGCTCCGAACATTCCGGCAGGGAACTTGATCGCTGGCGATACGAACAACGATGGCGTCGTTGATCTGGTTTCCATCGACGGCGAGTTAAAAGTACATCGGAATCGAGTCGGAGGTCAGGGCAAATCAACCGCGGGTGGCTTTGTCAAAGTTCGTTTCAAAGGCATCGCAGACAACGCTGCGGCAAGTGGCCGAGTCAATCATTATGCGATCGGATCGGTGTTGGAGCTACGAAGCGGTCCGTATTATCGAAGCCGGATCGTGACGAGCCCAGAGACCTACTTCGGTTTGGATGGTTTGAAGTCGATCGATAGCATCCGTGTGATCATGCCGAACGGTTTGACGCAAACGCTAAGGGATCCAAAGATCAATTCGGTGATCGAAGAAGAGCAGACGCTCAAGGGGTCGTGCCCCTACTTGTATAGCTGGGATGGTGAAAAGTTCGCCTTCCAAACCGATTGCCTCTGGGCGGCACCGCTGGGATTGCAGGTCGCCGCCGGTGTGGTCCAGCAGGATCGCCCTTGGGAATACTTGATGCTCGACGGCCAATCAATCGCCAAGAATGCTGACGGGAACTACGATTTGCGATTGACCGAAGAACTCTGGGAGGTCGCTTATGTTGATCATGTTGAACTGATCGCGGTCGATCATCCGGAGGATATTCAGGTCTGGACGAACGAAAAAGTCGGACCGCCGACGATCGCGACACCGACCGTGTTCGCCTTTCAAGAGGATGGGCGTTTCGCGTTAGAAAACGCAGTCGGAACGACCGGCCAGGACATCACTTCGCTGCTTTTGAAGTCAGATGACAACTATGTCAAAGGGTTCGACCGCCGTATTCGTCAGGGACTTTGCCCGCCGCATTGGATCGATCTAGATTTTGGCGACCGCGGTGCTAAGGGCGTCCAAAAAGCAAAGGCAGAGCAGCGTGTATGTCTGATCTTGCGTGGATGGATCTTGCCGACGGACACCTCTCTGAATATCCAAATCGATCAGAATCCGGAATTGCCACCGATCGAGTTTCCGTCTGTCTGGGTGCCACAAGAAAGTGGCTCGGATGAATGGACCGAGGTGATCGAATTCATGGGATTCCCTGGCGGCAAAACAAAGACGATCGTCGTCGATGTTACCGAACACTTATTAAAAGATGATCCCCGGTTTCGTGTTCGCACGAGTGCGCAGATTTACTGGGACAGTGCCGAACTCGCGATCACCGAACTCGGCGCCGATGTCATCCAGCAGGCCTTGCCACTACGTCAAGCGTCGCTCGCGTATCACGGGTTTAGCGCCCGTCAAAAA encodes the following:
- a CDS encoding ABC-F family ATP-binding cassette domain-containing protein, whose translation is MAVLIQVRDAHKRFGDQVLLDGAEVSLVDDVKVGFIGRNGAGKSTFLRAILGDEELERGEVTHHPSLRIGYLRQHDPFKEGESALDFLMRESGQPDWKCGEVAGQFELKGDYLEGPVKALSGGWQTRVKLAGLLLNDPNLLMLDEPTNFLDLRTQILLEHFLKSFNKAALIISHDRAFLKATCSHTLELSRGKLTMFSGPIDRFLEHREERREHDRRVNATVIAKQKQLQRFIDKNRANASTASQARSKSKQLERLQTTEVEVDEPTVHIRAPLVPNPRQGTVMRCEELAIGYPGHTVADQISLEIEHGQRAAIVGDNGQGKTTLLRTLVDSLSPIEGHIKWGHGTELGTYAQHVYTSLDERRTVLEHLEYESNADTTRQDCLNMAGALLFRDSHINKKVKVLSGGERARLCMAGLLLGTANVLVLDEPGNHLDVETVEALAEALLEYKGTVIFTSHDRHFMSRVATNIIEVRDGTVKNYFGDYDSYLQSVESEIDQGERDRASGNQTSSSGPPPKGKTQNYRENQRESRKAEKELKNLEKKIARLDDEKKSINDQLMTETDPKKAVELHEELTKLGEELEAAEERWLELSDFS
- a CDS encoding proprotein convertase P-domain-containing protein — protein: MNRLLIGACAIACALTVQSQSHGDVVVANGDGFLIPDDSPAGISSVITITQNEMVSDIQVDLVGLSHSWAGDLVATLTSPSGTKADLFYQIGVGVYGDGSDFSGDYSFADGGADLDATMAGLNGGTAAPSGLYQAATDNGNPVFLTATFAGETTAGDWILNIRDDASADTGSLDSWGLRFTSTRIAAVPEPGHASLLILTGLAVLKRRRRR
- a CDS encoding aldehyde dehydrogenase (NADP(+)) codes for the protein MPAKVLIAGTWRDADSTGTFQATNPNTAETLPAEFPISSWADCDAALEAAAEAAVAMRRLSADQIAAFLECYADKIDAAKDSLSEAAFAETGLAKSPRLADVELPRTSNQLRSAAASCRSGDWAHATIDTATGIRSCYEPLGPVCVFGPNNFPFAFGSVSGGDFAAAIAAGNPVIGKANSSHPETTRLFAELALAAAEETGVPTSIVQLIYRTSHADGERLVADPRVGATGYTGSRNAGLKLKAAADAAGKQIYLELSSVNPVVILPGALAARKDELVDEFITSALMGTGQFCTNPGLVLLLADDASEAFISQVKERFGGTAAGTLLSPAVATSLKSSVETLCGFGAELLVGGGEIESGRCALANTLLRASAEQFLANPEGFQTEAFGNASLVVVADNLDQLCQVIASLEGNLTGCVYSDPNGSDDDSYDAVAFELTPKVGRILNDKMPTGVAVSAAMNHGGPYPSTGHPGFTAVGIPASLIRFAKLTSYDNVRPGRLPALLADKNPTGSTPRRIDGSWTTNDVS
- a CDS encoding fumarylacetoacetate hydrolase family protein, with translation MKLAKFIDSSDSVRFGRVVESELIPLVASDTYPTLAAILAAPSPIEAAGSLQSEPAIAVAPSVRWLPPIDRQEVWAAGVTYKRSQTARMEESEAAASCYDRVYNADRPELFFKATPHRVAGHLQPLRIRTDATWNVPEPEITLVLSPSLKIVGLTVGNDMSSRDIEGENPLYLPQAKCYDQCAGLGPWVALFDELPAPEALKVDLKIERSGETVFDQQTSGDQMARSFNDLVGWLGKDNSFPQGAFLMTGTGIVPTSDFTLRPNDVVHISIAEIGTLSNPIVQG
- a CDS encoding CRTAC1 family protein; the protein is MNRFSILFLRDLTEIGFMHRSHIAVFALCLFTALGTSSGCRKKTANTNGTTPGRSGESEATLVKLNKALAATENLETDQAITLWQQLGQQLPEDPSVELNRALASVLQVDALTSVATDSVKTKDEQRAARSQLPNAIDVARSAIEAYQNVSGDDVTKLWLAARIDAHEAALLGTTIGKSLRRELLSRLTQAMTGAIGQDPNAVILGGPLVELLDKMSDPVDGLPEQVRRPATVALKQLSDTNPDNLFVAMQALRLAIESQEKTAAALVDRTWQLAAAVEPTLRAYTKPIGIEPKELADRIKAAIESGDWAKANQSYVLWSNVLNPLEIVRTDRRRANPHPLDRLNFDAVRRLSTEITKTAPLAASRDTLTFDSDDIALAGTVTTVLAIDFDLDLDLDLAVVTADGKLQLIENASDQWTAFATLDLGEQVSGMIAADLFMVDSSDTDRIKQSQPPASDQNGDAGKAAVSKARHNTFQGIVVFGEFGLQMIGVDARKSSDSSQRLRRLEIETGLESVGAVTAAIAGDLEGDGDLDLIVATRSDGLRTFINRGNRTFFEAPVATSTVPTDDPIVDMAIGDLDRDIDLDVVAIHRSGRISQLENLLHLQFRHRELSEVPALPVGDDQHALSIAIEDIDANVGWDIVATSDQQSLIAFANSSDIGVWSVDRVETGPGFSSQPALADLDGDSYFELVAKNAFTRLGPWGLARLDQAPNIPAGNLIAGDTNNDGVVDLVSIDGELKVHRNRVGGQGKSTAGGFVKVRFKGIADNAAASGRVNHYAIGSVLELRSGPYYRSRIVTSPETYFGLDGLKSIDSIRVIMPNGLTQTLRDPKINSVIEEEQTLKGSCPYLYSWDGEKFAFQTDCLWAAPLGLQVAAGVVQQDRPWEYLMLDGQSIAKNADGNYDLRLTEELWEVAYVDHVELIAVDHPEDIQVWTNEKVGPPTIATPTVFAFQEDGRFALENAVGTTGQDITSLLLKSDDNYVKGFDRRIRQGLCPPHWIDLDFGDRGAKGVQKAKAEQRVCLILRGWILPTDTSLNIQIDQNPELPPIEFPSVWVPQESGSDEWTEVIEFMGFPGGKTKTIVVDVTEHLLKDDPRFRVRTSAQIYWDSAELAITELGADVIQQALPLRQASLAYHGFSARQKTSDLHPETYDYSNASQVPRWPPLRGAITSFGECTDKLQQWDDQMVVISGGDEIQMLFKAPPNDPPEGYRRDFILHCVGWDKDADLNTLTGQEIGPLPIRDMRSYPPTLASSDQFEAVRSSHQDSRRRRQSFRAFWRRPQQTGAPFLPLNAPPALP